From the genome of Bicyclus anynana chromosome 26, ilBicAnyn1.1, whole genome shotgun sequence:
TTTAAGTTTTTCTGTATTTGTTTTGTCATTTGTCCACGCTATAAAATTCCATCACGAACTACTGTAAGCgaactataatattaaattattatcttatcctttttatttttaaatgttattttattattcatttctcATTCCAGATAACTGGCCTCATGGAACAACGATACGCCACTACCAAagtcattttaaaacaaaaattaagtgTGATAAATAATATTGCTTTAACAAATGATATATTAACTCTTACTAACTCGACACGAAGTTTCATCTTAGTGACAGCACATTTTCTTAACACAGCTAATAACTGCACTCCTGAGCATGAGATGGTGACATTGACAGCACGAAGAATGTATCAGGTaagtaaagtataaaataaatgcatcaaattataaaaaataaaataaatagttaattataataaatttaataaagtggACTAATATTGGTCTTCTTTCCTGCAGGCGCACACAGCTGATTATATAAAAGAATGCTTTGAAAATATTACCGACGAGTTTACAATAGAAAAGGATTGCATCTTATCAATTACCACTGATGGTGGTGCTAACATGGTTGCTGCAGTGAAGAAATTTTTGGAAGATGGAAAAAGAATTCCTTGCATGGCGCATTTGCTGAATTTAATAGTGGATGGCGCAACAAGAGATAATGCACCAGTTCTTCAAATTGCCAATCGTGTCAAAGCCattgttacatattttaaacaatctgtGAACGCAATGGACGATTTGCGAGCAGAACAAGAGGGACAAAAGAAAGAGGGAGAAGTGTTAACACTTATACAATCAGTAAGCACAAGGTGGAATTCTTGTCTTGATATGTTGGAAAGATTCAATACATTATCAGCTATTGTGGCTAAGATTTTAGCAACCAGGCGGAATGCACCTGATATGATAACTTCTTCAGAGTTAAGTGTCATACGAGATCTGATAATATTACTTACCCCATTTAAGCAAGCTACTGAAGAAATTAGCGGCGATCAGTACGTGACTTCTAGTTTGGCGATTCCCATTGCAAACTTACTTCAGAAAGGACTTGAAGAAGTAAAACCTTTCACCGAATTTGGTGTTGCTGTTCAGAAGAGTTTGCTAAACTTAGTTATTGCCAAACTAAACCACCGCGACATTTACATCTTGCTATAGCAACAATTTTAGACCCTCGCTTTAAGCGTATTCATTTTAATTCAGCACTAACTGTTTCCACTGCAATAACCGCATTGTCAAAAGAAATACGTTTAGAACATAGACGTAGAGGACAACTTTCGCCTGAACTCAGACCCACAACCACTACCATAATTccaaattcagaaaattcttcGCCGTCGTTGTGGTCCGGACATGAAAAAATTATGATAGATATTGCTGCAGCAACCTCCAGTTTACTTTCAACCAGTGATGGTATGCCTAGCGAACTAAAGCAATATCTAGATCAGCCTATAATACCCAGAAAAGAGAATCCTACAAAATTCTGGTTTGATTGTCGTCATTTTACTCCAGTCCTTTCCGACAAAGTAAAGTAATAAAGTATTTGATATCGCCTGCGTCCTCGGTTTCCTCAGAGAGAGTGGCATCTGCTGTAAATCTCGCAGTACCCAATAACAGAAGTCGGCTTACAGCCGAGCATGTAAATCAAAGAGTTTTTCTTATGTCTGTATCAGATAAATATTggtttgattaataaataattaaaattttttattgttgtccttgatttaaaaaaaataaaaatgatgtcTA
Proteins encoded in this window:
- the LOC128199636 gene encoding uncharacterized protein LOC128199636, giving the protein MEQRYATTKVILKQKLSVINNIALTNDILTLTNSTRSFILVTAHFLNTANNCTPEHEMVTLTARRMYQAHTADYIKECFENITDEFTIEKDCILSITTDGGANMVAAVKKFLEDGKRIPCMAHLLNLIVDGATRDNAPVLQIANRVKAIVTYFKQSVNAMDDLRAEQEGQKKEGEVLTLIQSVSTRWNSCLDMLERFNTLSAIVAKILATRRNAPDMITSSELSVIRDLIILLTPFKQATEEISGDQYVTSSLAIPIANLLQKGLEEVKPFTEFGVAVQKSLLNLVIAKLNHRDIYILL